In one Leptospira fletcheri genomic region, the following are encoded:
- a CDS encoding LIC13411 family adhesin → MRILVRLIPTFICALLFTDCATYWSHRKNDLQDVFTFGVENPGYGVGVRLGPLAGGFVFQGGESAPGKRDLGIGYGLRGGSFGSYRSQQLIFGILGSDKFHSLPSKNFTVSGPSSDTNPNGKTDSGPRENSGLIFPELPDTESQEGTDSEMDALEERQKAKSYSLRYLQFYNIPVDERRRKKKEAFFRKYVQSLDPDKRNDALQAYLAQNPENKDDYPLAFLYQIEVYLGLRYGIRIGFNVAEFLDFILGFTGLDLLEDDIE, encoded by the coding sequence ATGCGAATCCTAGTTAGATTGATTCCGACATTCATTTGCGCGCTTCTTTTCACGGATTGTGCCACATATTGGTCCCATAGAAAGAATGATTTGCAGGACGTATTTACTTTCGGAGTGGAAAATCCCGGCTATGGCGTGGGAGTTCGATTGGGTCCCTTGGCCGGAGGTTTCGTTTTTCAAGGCGGCGAGAGTGCGCCGGGAAAAAGGGATTTGGGAATCGGCTACGGACTCCGCGGAGGAAGTTTCGGAAGCTATCGTTCTCAACAACTCATCTTCGGGATTCTAGGAAGCGATAAATTCCACTCTCTCCCATCCAAAAACTTTACCGTATCAGGACCATCTTCCGATACGAATCCGAACGGAAAAACGGATTCCGGCCCGAGAGAAAATTCCGGACTGATTTTTCCGGAGTTGCCAGACACCGAAAGCCAAGAAGGCACGGACTCCGAAATGGACGCTTTGGAAGAGCGCCAAAAAGCCAAGAGTTACTCGCTTCGTTATTTGCAATTTTATAATATACCTGTAGACGAGAGAAGGAGAAAAAAGAAAGAAGCCTTCTTTAGAAAATACGTCCAGAGCTTGGATCCGGACAAAAGAAACGACGCGTTACAGGCCTATCTGGCCCAAAACCCCGAAAACAAAGACGATTATCCCTTGGCGTTTTTATACCAAATCGAAGTATATTTGGGTCTTCGATACGGAATAAGAATCGGTTTTAATGTAGCGGAATTTTTGGATTTTATTCTCGGTTTTACCGGATTGGATCTTTTAGAGGATGATATAGAATAA
- a CDS encoding LIC13410 family lipoprotein, whose translation MKKIFSAILLVSATLFFGTCSSEEKKSEPAYQPNSDIRVVEANMIKQGDKRLKAEALLGTPTVEENTQDGSLLEWYLESTTYQKNSYKTLADKPSKISPDTKFIRVVVDKKGVITKYEYKL comes from the coding sequence ATGAAAAAAATTTTTTCTGCGATCCTACTGGTTTCCGCGACTTTATTTTTTGGGACTTGTTCTTCGGAAGAGAAGAAGAGCGAGCCGGCTTATCAACCGAATTCGGATATTCGAGTTGTGGAAGCGAATATGATCAAGCAAGGGGATAAGAGACTGAAAGCCGAAGCGCTATTGGGAACTCCCACCGTGGAGGAAAACACCCAGGACGGCTCCTTGTTGGAATGGTATCTCGAGTCCACCACTTATCAAAAGAATTCCTATAAGACTCTCGCCGATAAGCCTTCTAAGATTTCCCCCGATACGAAATTCATTCGGGTGGTCGTGGACAAAAAAGGCGTCATTACGAAATACGAATATAAACTTTGA
- a CDS encoding MarR family winged helix-turn-helix transcriptional regulator, with translation MKEDLLSLDRQICFPLYALSRVVTALYRPILDEFDLTYPQYLVLLVLWEKDGIPLKEIGDKLLLDSGTLTPLLKKMESQKFLTRERSEEDERSLVVKLTTKGRNFKKKAECIPERLFADSGLTQEKVDRLKRALDDLLVRLAPKLGNSA, from the coding sequence GTGAAGGAAGATCTCTTAAGTCTAGATCGGCAAATTTGTTTTCCGCTCTACGCACTGTCCAGAGTGGTTACGGCTCTATACCGTCCCATTCTGGACGAGTTCGATTTGACTTATCCTCAATATCTCGTATTGCTTGTGCTTTGGGAAAAAGACGGCATCCCTCTAAAAGAGATAGGGGATAAGTTATTGCTCGATTCCGGCACCCTGACCCCTCTTCTGAAAAAGATGGAATCCCAGAAATTTCTGACCCGGGAAAGATCCGAAGAGGACGAACGGTCTTTGGTCGTAAAGTTGACTACAAAGGGAAGAAACTTCAAAAAGAAAGCCGAGTGCATTCCGGAACGTCTGTTTGCCGATTCGGGTCTTACTCAGGAAAAAGTCGATCGATTGAAGCGGGCGTTGGACGATCTTTTGGTGCGACTCGCACCCAAGTTAGGAAATTCCGCGTGA
- a CDS encoding glutathione peroxidase, with the protein MAQNLYELTATLNNGQEKKLGDYQGKVLLIVNTASQCGFTPQYKGLQAMYDKYKGEGLEILGFPCDQFGHQEPGNDSEIQNFCEMNFGVRFPLFKKIEVNGEGAHPVFKYLKHEAPGFLSTSIKWNFTKFLVDKQGKVIKRFAPMTPPEKIDQQIQDLLKK; encoded by the coding sequence ATGGCACAAAATCTATATGAACTTACGGCGACCCTGAATAACGGGCAGGAAAAGAAACTCGGGGATTATCAAGGCAAGGTGCTTTTGATCGTCAATACGGCGAGTCAGTGCGGGTTTACGCCTCAATATAAAGGACTTCAGGCTATGTACGACAAGTATAAGGGCGAAGGCTTGGAAATATTGGGTTTTCCCTGCGATCAATTCGGTCATCAAGAGCCGGGAAACGATTCGGAAATTCAGAATTTTTGCGAGATGAATTTCGGAGTTCGGTTTCCGCTTTTTAAAAAGATAGAAGTAAACGGCGAAGGCGCCCATCCCGTTTTCAAATATTTGAAACACGAGGCTCCGGGTTTTCTGAGTACTTCGATAAAATGGAATTTTACCAAATTTCTGGTAGACAAACAAGGAAAAGTGATCAAGCGTTTTGCACCGATGACTCCTCCGGAAAAAATCGACCAACAGATTCAGGATCTTTTGAAAAAGTGA
- a CDS encoding porin — MIARFKYHFRNREFLPLIHFYLILGLLGFFFLNLPIRSDENRSVDGKIKTEEEVEKEAHVENEGKSESAAKGTPKTAVTIKENTVLPQSVQPAYVAPLPIKIGFFVDSYYNADFNRPNSKEAAYTTQATRTNEFNINLAHLDAQVETEKFRSRFAVQFGTSVAANYVGEGTTGKTSNEFSVRNMQEAYGGIKLGKSTWLDMGIYFGHIGYESWISHDNFVYTRSLALDNVPYYVSGARLSGRITNKVSYQLHLDNGYQVVTDNNKDVSGGFRLEWTPTQHWMFRWNTFMGNEQPTQIPKEVRYYNNFIAEWKPSETLTVASSFDVGYQKRADDMKLIYLSSGPTYMEGNSKAYRQQYAGNLWIGYRFLPEWRIGLRFERYADREQMIVQTGTKHGFQTGGGTATLDYIPNDAVLVRFTYQYRHSMDPVYPREAASSKLDRQFIFSLSIKI, encoded by the coding sequence ATGATTGCCCGTTTTAAATATCATTTTCGGAATCGAGAATTTCTGCCGCTGATTCATTTTTATCTCATCTTAGGCCTTCTCGGATTCTTCTTTCTGAATCTTCCTATCCGTTCCGATGAGAATCGAAGCGTCGACGGGAAAATAAAAACAGAGGAGGAAGTCGAAAAGGAAGCGCACGTGGAAAACGAAGGAAAATCGGAATCCGCGGCAAAAGGAACACCGAAAACGGCGGTGACAATAAAAGAAAATACCGTACTTCCACAATCGGTTCAGCCTGCCTACGTCGCACCTTTGCCTATTAAGATAGGGTTCTTTGTGGATAGTTATTACAACGCGGATTTTAACCGGCCTAACTCTAAGGAAGCGGCCTATACGACTCAGGCGACTCGAACCAATGAATTCAATATCAATCTCGCTCATCTGGACGCCCAAGTGGAGACCGAAAAATTTAGAAGCCGCTTTGCCGTTCAATTCGGTACTTCAGTCGCAGCAAACTATGTTGGAGAAGGAACGACCGGAAAGACAAGCAACGAATTCAGTGTCCGAAATATGCAGGAGGCGTACGGAGGTATCAAGCTCGGAAAATCCACCTGGTTGGATATGGGGATTTACTTCGGACACATTGGTTACGAGTCGTGGATTTCCCACGATAACTTCGTGTATACCAGATCCTTAGCCTTGGATAACGTTCCTTATTACGTTTCCGGCGCTAGGTTGAGCGGGAGAATAACCAACAAAGTCTCTTATCAATTGCATTTGGACAACGGTTACCAAGTCGTTACGGATAATAATAAGGATGTTTCCGGCGGATTCCGTTTGGAATGGACTCCGACTCAGCATTGGATGTTTCGATGGAACACCTTTATGGGAAACGAACAACCGACTCAGATTCCGAAGGAAGTTCGGTATTACAATAATTTTATCGCGGAATGGAAACCCTCCGAGACTCTGACCGTCGCATCTTCTTTCGACGTCGGTTATCAAAAAAGAGCGGATGATATGAAGCTGATCTATCTTTCTTCGGGTCCCACTTATATGGAAGGAAATAGTAAGGCTTATAGGCAGCAGTATGCGGGAAATCTCTGGATCGGATATCGTTTTCTTCCGGAATGGAGAATCGGACTGAGATTCGAAAGATACGCCGACAGGGAACAGATGATCGTTCAAACGGGAACCAAGCACGGGTTTCAGACTGGGGGAGGGACGGCCACTCTGGACTATATTCCTAATGACGCCGTTTTGGTTCGTTTTACCTATCAGTACCGCCATTCCATGGATCCCGTCTATCCGAGGGAGGCTGCGTCCTCCAAGTTGGATAGGCAATTTATTTTTTCCCTCTCAATTAAAATCTAA